The Parus major isolate Abel chromosome 4, Parus_major1.1, whole genome shotgun sequence genome has a window encoding:
- the FAM241A gene encoding uncharacterized protein FAM241A isoform X1: MTHCKDGFFLQGGCSDGISCFTDHLVRAPFDRNRVHQEQRNHTTEPVIDDYKKMGTLFGELNKSLIRIGFTRMYFGERIVEPVIIIFFWVMLWFLGLQALGLVAVLCLVIIYVQQ; the protein is encoded by the exons ATGACTCACTGCAAAGACGGCTTTTTTCTGCAGGGAGGATGTTCGGATGGGATCTCGTGTTTCACTGATCACCTGGTCAGAGCACCCTTTGATAGGAACAGA GTCCACCAAGAGCAAAGGAACCACACCACGGAGCCTGTGATAGATGACTATAAAAAGATGGGGACTCTCTTTGGAGAACTAAACAAAAGCCTTATCAGAATAGGCTTCACAAGGATGTACTTTGGAGAACGGATAGTAGAACCTGTAATAATCATATTCTTCTGGGTTATGCTCTGGTTTCTTGGCCTACAAGCTCTTGGACTGGTGGCTGTCCTGTGCCTTGTCATTATTTATGTACAACAGTAA